GGGACCGCCGAGAACCCCTTCGAGATATGATTCAATGCGCTTCCGGTCTCTCGCCAGAAGGGGAAGCACACTGTCCCTGGCCAGGTGGGCGGAAAGGGTAATACTATCTTTTCTAATATTGTCTACCAGTTCATTCTTGGCATAGCGGAGAAAAATAGCCGTCAGCAATCCAAGCAGCAGAATAACAAAGGCAGAGTTAATGAGAACAAGCTGGGCTCTTATCCCTCTATCTCTGAAATTAATTATTTTCAACGGGCCTTTCAGCATTGACAAGCCATATAAAACTAGGGGTTTATAATAACTGCCGCGTCATAAACATCTTTCGGGACTTTAATACCGATCACTTCTATTGTATTGCTGTTTAAATAGAGCTTTATATCATTTGCCGGGGCAACGGGAATATCTGCCGGATCTTTGCCGTCTATCACCTGTTTCATCAATTTGGCTGCTTCCCGTCCCATATCATGAGGGGAAGATTCAAGGGCCGCCAGCGCCCCGGCCCTGACAAAAGCCGGTGAAAGGCCCATAAAAGGAATTCTCTCCCGTAAAGTAGCAATTAAAATCTCTCTTGTCGTCTCCCTCGTAAAAACATTGCCGTCAGCTACGGACCAGAGAAAATCAATATTTCCGACAAGTTTTTTAAGCGCCCTGTAAAGGTCTGCCGGAGATTTTACTTCCGCCCTTAAGAACTTAAACCCGAACTGAGACGCTATTTTTTCAGCATCGGCCACAACCAATCCCGTTTCAGCCTCACTGTAGATGATTCCTATGGTTTTGGCCCCGGGCAACATGCCTCTTATGATTTTAAACTGCTGCCTGTAAGGAATATCCATAGATGCGCCCGATATATTCCCGCCAGGCGACCTCATGCTGCCAACAAAGCCACTGGCAACAGGGTTTAACACCATGGAAAAAATAACCGGCGTCTCGTCAATGTTCTTTTTGACGAACTTCGTTGCCTTACTGCCCACGGTATGAATAAAGAGGGGAGCATACTTTGAAATCCGGTCGCTAATATAGTCGTTACTGCCGCCGTTGCC
This genomic window from Deltaproteobacteria bacterium contains:
- a CDS encoding ABC transporter substrate-binding protein, with protein sequence MNKAGRPTYAFAGRLSIDRGRLLFQLLETIFSMTAIRMALWGGQGGKKSLCRIKAQVLMESAGKINRYGKRFLPGALFLFLSFVLITPSHASEKIRIAVVMSASIKPYKESLAGFYDELNSLGINYETREFLVGNGGSNDYISDRISKYAPLFIHTVGSKATKFVKKNIDETPVIFSMVLNPVASGFVGSMRSPGGNISGASMDIPYRQQFKIIRGMLPGAKTIGIIYSEAETGLVVADAEKIASQFGFKFLRAEVKSPADLYRALKKLVGNIDFLWSVADGNVFTRETTREILIATLRERIPFMGLSPAFVRAGALAALESSPHDMGREAAKLMKQVIDGKDPADIPVAPANDIKLYLNSNTIEVIGIKVPKDVYDAAVIINP